The DNA region GCACGATGATACCATCAATTATTAATCAATTCATCATTACCCTAAAAGATACATCCATTCTTTCAGTTATCGGTTTTCCAGAGCTTACCAATATGGGTAAAACCATCAGCGGTAATACCTTTAAGAGTCTGGAAACATGGGCAATTGTCGGTATTATGTATATGGTCGTCATAATTACACTTAGTAAAATAGCAAAAAGAGTTGAGAGGAGGGTAAACCGTGGAAGGTAGAAAAACGATTGTTCATGTCGATAATCTGAAGAAGAACTTCGGTAGTCTGGAAGTACTAAAAGAAATCAGCATTGATATTTACGAAGGTGAAGTTGTCGTCGTACTTGGACCGTCCGGAAGCGGGAAATCCACTTTTCTTCGCTGCTTAAATCAGCTAGAGACAGCTACAGGTGGTACAATTATTATTGATGACGTGAATATAACAGATAAACACACGGACATTAACAAGGTTCGGGAAAACATAGGCATGGTATTCCAACAATTCAATCTTTTTGCCCATAAAACAGTTGCAGAAAACATTATGCTTGCACCGGTGCATCTGAAAACAATGACCAAAGAAGAGAGCAAGGTTAAGTGTTTGCAATTACTAGAACGTGTAGGTATGCCCGAAAAAGCAGAAGCTTATCCATCTCAACTTTCAGGTGGACAAAAGCAACGTGTCGCGATTGCTAGATCTCTTGCTATGAATCCGGACATCATGTTGTTTGATGAGCCGACTTCAGCTCTTGACCCTGAAATGGTTGGAGAAGTATTAGCGGTTATGAAGGAACTGGTAGCAGATGG from Petrocella atlantisensis includes:
- a CDS encoding amino acid ABC transporter ATP-binding protein, translated to MEGRKTIVHVDNLKKNFGSLEVLKEISIDIYEGEVVVVLGPSGSGKSTFLRCLNQLETATGGTIIIDDVNITDKHTDINKVRENIGMVFQQFNLFAHKTVAENIMLAPVHLKTMTKEESKVKCLQLLERVGMPEKAEAYPSQLSGGQKQRVAIARSLAMNPDIMLFDEPTSALDPEMVGEVLAVMKELVADGMTMIVVTHEVGFAREVADRIVFMDGGYIVEQGTPEEVFQHPKEPRTIDFLNKVL